The Cyprinus carpio isolate SPL01 chromosome A9, ASM1834038v1, whole genome shotgun sequence genome window below encodes:
- the LOC109095891 gene encoding mucin-5AC-like, giving the protein FLSLNRRESNFGKTVLSRYKSNESLVSPQDKTSKTESKTSTVSTSSGSTVQALSKRFGGSQDQLNETRTTGTKTTVKTEPRKSSTSTTTTTIKDGAKITETTVTTTKQDVVKSSTKSETLTDKDLAGLSTKSSGNYKTEVITIKSSKDTVDGPTSPLKTTTSGKTYTKGDVSPTKSTTYSVRSTKSTEDQLFDTLIPTSIKSANTASSDYKTEVVTVKTSKAISDVPTSPLKTTTSIKTYTKEDVSPTKTTSYSTKSDYKTEVVTVKSSKDIVNVPASPVKTTTSIKSYTKEDVSPTQTTSYSTKSDYKTEVVTVKSSKDIVNVPTSPVKTTTSIKTYTKEDASPTKSTTYSVRSTKSTEDQLFDTLIPTSIKSANTDSSREDISVSKSIRTVYSTNERDEWSTVTSPSYSRTSYSESRPADYLSDTLTSKTTTTVYTSPERVVSGKDICTVCHKNMYTDEKIILDDMNINCHASCFKCGVCNASLGLLKAGDSLWVYRRAIHCESCFGVTKGKWLR; this is encoded by the exons TTCCTGTCTCTCAACAGACGTGAAAGTAACTTCGGCAAAACTGTTCTGAGTCGTTATAAGTCCAACGAAAGCCTTGTCAG ccCTCAAGATAAAACTAGCAAAACTGAGAGCAAAACCAGCACTGTCAGCACTTCATCAGGTAGCACTGTCCAGGCGCTCTCTAAAAG aTTCGGTGGCAGCCAGGACCAACTGAATGAAACCAG AACAACAGGAACTAAAACAACTGTGAAAACGGAGCCTAGGAAAAG CTCTACTTCTACAACAACAACGACAATCAAAGATGGTGCAAAGATAACTGAGACAACTGTGACTACTACCAA GCAGGATGTGGTGAAATCATCTACCAAGTCTGAGACACTCACTGATAAAGACCTGGCAGGTTTAAGCACCAAGAGTTCTGG TAATTACAAGACTGAAGTCATTACTATCAAGTCATCAAAGGACACTGTTGATGG ACCAACTTCACCTTTGAAGACCACCACAAG TGGCAAAACCTACACCAAAGGGGATGTTTCACCGACTAAATCAACAACATATTCTGTCCGCTCCACAAAGAG CACTGAGGATCAACTGTTTGATACTCTCATACCAACATCAATTAAGTCAGCCAACACTGCCAGCAG TGACTACAAGACTGAAGTGGTTACTGTGAAGACATCGAAGGCCATCAGTGATGT ACCAACTTCACCTCTCAAGACCACCACAAG CATCAAGACCTACACCAAGGAGGATGTTTCACCCACTAAAACAACATCTTACAGCACAAAGAG TGACTACAAGACTGAAGTGGTTACCGTGAAGTCTTCAAAGGACATCGTTAATGT accAGCTTCACCTGTCAAGACCACTACAAG CATCAAGAGCTACACCAAGGAGGATGTTTCACCGACTCAAACAACATCTTACAGCACAAAGAG TGACTACAAGACTGAAGTGGTTACCGTGAAGTCTTCAAAGGACATCGTTAATGT ACCAACTTCACCTGTCAAGACCACCACAAG CATCAAAACCTACACCAAGGAGGATGCTTCACCCACTAAATCAACAACATATTCTGTCCGCTCCACAAAGAG CACTGAGGATCAACTGTTTGATACTCTCATACCAACATCAATCAAGTCAGCCAACACTGACAGCAG TCGCGAGGATATATCAGTCTCCAAATCCATCAGAACCGTGTATTCTACAAACGAGAG AGATGAGTGGAGCACAGTCACAAGTCCTTCGTACTCCAGAACATCATACTCAGAGAGCAG GCCTGCTGATTACCTCTCTGACACGCTCACATCAAAAACCACTACGACTGTGTACACATCACCCGAAAG GGTAGTAAGTGGGAAGGACATCTGCACAGTCTGCCATAAAAACATGTACACAGATGAGAAGATTATCCTGGATGACATGAATATCAACTGTCACGCAAGTTGTTTCAAG tgtgGGGTGTGTAATGCTTCTCTGGGACTCCTGAAGGCAGGAGACAGTTTGTGGGTGTACCGTCGTGCCATTCACTGTGAGAGCTGCTTTGGTGTCACTAAGG gCAAATGGCTCCGCTGA